A single region of the Pogoniulus pusillus isolate bPogPus1 chromosome Z, bPogPus1.pri, whole genome shotgun sequence genome encodes:
- the LOC135173342 gene encoding tubulin polymerization-promoting protein family member 2-like has protein sequence MSEVEKAFRKFAVYGDTSASGNDMTGKNFSKMCKECGVMDGKAVTSTDVDIVFNKVKTKGARTITFAEFQQAMKELCVKRFKGKSPEEALQAVYGLIEGKEPGHVGATKATTVGGVERLTDTSKYTGTHKERFDESGKGKGLAGREDLTDNSGYVGAYKGAGTYDRTH, from the exons ATGTCAGAGGTGGAGAAAGCTTTCCGTAAGTTTGCTGTATACGGTGACACTTCTGCCAGTGGCAATGACATGACAGGGAAAAACTTCTCCAAGATGTGCAAGGAGTGTGGTGTGATGGATGGAAAGGCTGTCACCAGCACCGACGTTGACATTGTATTCAACAAAGTCAA GACCAAGGGTGCCCGCACCATCACCTTTGCTGAGTTCCAGCAGGCCATGAAGGAGCTCTGTGTAAAGCGCTTCAAGGGCAAATCACCCGAGGAGGCGCTGCAGGCTGTGTATGGCCTCATCGAGGGGAAGGAGCCTGGTCATGTGGGTGCCACG AAAGCCACCACGGTCGGTGGGGTCGAGAGGCTGACAGACACTAGCAAATACACTGGCACCCACAAAGAGCGTTTCGATGAGAGTGGGAAAGGGAAGGGTCTTGCTGGCCGTGAGGATCTGACAGACAACAGTGGCTATGTTGGAGCCTACAAGGGAGCTGGCACTTACGACCGGACACACTAG